GAAATGATTCTCAAAAGAGAAAAACCGATCGCCAGTTTTTCTTCGAGAATCATTCCGATAAAAGTGCCTGTCGCAAATCCTCCCGCATACGCGAGATAACACAGGATGTTATTTAGATTTTTAATGACCTGGGTGATCACGACGACCCAGAGAAGTACTTCCAAAAAACCGAGAGAGGCCGCAATTCCCTTTTTCTCTCTAGTCAGAAGAATCACTCGGATCGTTCCGATCGATACGTCGGTAACTCGGGCAAGAAAGATAAAACAAGGAAGGATGCAATAATCGAAGACAGGATTTCCGGGGCTCAGTTCCATACAAGACAAGAATCGCCGAAAGAAGGATTCTCGTCGATGAGAATTGTATCGTTCCACTTTTCTATATTTCTCGTTAAGACGAAACGTTTCCTATAGGAGCGGAAACCTTGATAAAGAAAATTGAATATTTACCGTTTCATGGTTTCGGAGTAAAAAAGATCAATCACCGACTTATTTTAACGTGAGTTCGGTATAACAAAATACGAAAGAATTTTCTAAAAGTAAAAATTCCCGCAATTCCAGAATTTGTTCGTAAAATCGTGATTTGTGGTGATTCCCGTATTTTACCATAACCAACCCACAAATTGAAAAGGCTTTTGGGATAATAAGGATCAAAAACTGATATTTTTCAAGTGTTCCGATAAGAATGATACTTTTTACTTGCAAGAAGTATGATTTTCTGATAGAGAAAA
The nucleotide sequence above comes from Leptospira weilii. Encoded proteins:
- a CDS encoding DUF2179 domain-containing protein; the protein is MELSPGNPVFDYCILPCFIFLARVTDVSIGTIRVILLTREKKGIAASLGFLEVLLWVVVITQVIKNLNNILCYLAYAGGFATGTFIGMILEEKLAIGFSLLRIISPRNGDEIASKLAEAGYRVTAMNGQGSRGPVKIVFTVLKRKKIGQAMTIVKNVEPDVFYSIENARSTNTAVSEDSPGLLRIGILEKILKVRK